The Streptomyces venezuelae genomic interval CATGGGTGAGCGAGCCGGCGGCAAGGGGCGAGGCGGAGCGGGGCGGACGCCTCTCAGCCGTGAGCGTGTGGTCCGCACGGCCGTGGCCGTCGCGGACGAGAAGGGTTCGGCCGCGCTCAGCATGCGGGCGATCGCCGCGCCGCTGGGCGTGGAGGCGATGTCGCTCTACCACCACGTCGCAGGCCGGGAGGACATCCTCGACGGCATGGTCGACGCGGTGTTCGGCGAGATCGAGCTGCCGTCGCACGACACGGACTGGAAGAGCGCCATGCGCGACCGCGCGTTCTCCGCCCGCGCCGCGCTCCTGCGCCATCGGTGGGCCGTCGGCCTCATGGACTCCCGCTCGCGGCCCGGCCCGGCGACGCTGCGCCACCACGACGCCGTCATCGGCGCGCTGCGCACGGCGGGATTCTCCGTA includes:
- a CDS encoding TetR/AcrR family transcriptional regulator: MGERAGGKGRGGAGRTPLSRERVVRTAVAVADEKGSAALSMRAIAAPLGVEAMSLYHHVAGREDILDGMVDAVFGEIELPSHDTDWKSAMRDRAFSARAALLRHRWAVGLMDSRSRPGPATLRHHDAVIGALRTAGFSVRMTAHAVSVVDSYLYGFVLQELSLPFTGSDELDEVAGAILHDMPAETYPHLAELATEHVLAPGYDYADEFAFGLALVLDALHPDEEPGGVPPRGGSGGVPDAAPPRS